Proteins from a genomic interval of Triplophysa dalaica isolate WHDGS20190420 chromosome 21, ASM1584641v1, whole genome shotgun sequence:
- the LOC130410524 gene encoding uncharacterized protein LOC130410524, producing the protein MVEASFMECEATVHGIIGKVQDALGSYDPVILTDALGNEILDSEGTKGSIYWKQNARKVFAIAEHDFTEFQGSKRKRSSSRKDDETSSLQDVYDKIEEVVLASQGLQQVISTIKELSELSSQTPAKTLTEVQTEKIKAAFTCIVCKGPIDQPVFATCCRSLIGCKLCVDQWMSISSQCLKCREEALSNHIFLAACLSEALLALGDIIRVE; encoded by the exons ATGGTGGAAGCTAGTTTCATGGAATGTGAGGCTACAGTACATGGCATTATTGGGAAAGTTCAAGATGCTCTTGGCAGTTATGATCCTGTAATTCTCACCGATGCCCTGGGCAATGAGATACTTGACTCTGAAGGAACTAAAG GATCCATCTACTGGAAGCAAAATGCCCGCAAGGTATTTGCCATTGCAGAGCACGACTTCACAGAATTTCAAGGCAGCAAGAGGAAAAGAAG CTCAAGTCGGAAAGATGATGAAACATCAAGTCTACAAGATGTCTATGATAAGATAGAAGAAGTGGTGCTGGCGTCACAGGGCCTTCAGCAAGTTATCTCAACTATCAAAGAGCTTTCTGAGCTGTCCAGTCAAACACCTGCCAAAACCTTGACTGAAGTccaaacagagaaaataaaagcaGCTTTCACTTGCATAGTCTGCAAAG gaccCATTGATCAACCAGTATTTGCCACCTGCTGTAGAAGCCTGATCGGATGCAAACTTTGTGTTGATCAATGGATGTCTATTTCATCACAGTGCTTAAAATGCAGAGAGGAAGCTCTTAGCAACCACATCTTTCTTGCAGCATGTCTCTCTGAAGCTTTGTTAGCTCTTGGTGACATCATTAGGGTAGAGTAG